From the Methanobacteriales archaeon HGW-Methanobacteriales-1 genome, the window GATGATCTTATTGAACACACTCTGGACTTATTGCATGGGGGAGATGTAGAAATAATATGTGTATATGTTGTGGAAACATCTGTACCCTTTTTAACTCCTAAAAAAGTTAAAGAAATGATGATTGAAGAGTTAACTGAAAAAGGAAAAGAAATACTGGTAGATATGGAAAAAGCATTTACGGGTCCAGATTATTCAAATATCAAGTTTAAAGGATTAATGCTGGAGGGTAGCCCTGCAGATGAAATTGTTAAAACCGCTGAAAAAGAAAATGTAGATGTTATAGTGCTGGGAACCGGGAAAAGTATTGTGGATAAGCATCTTCTAGGAAGCGTTTCTGAGAAAATTGTTCACCATGCCCCCTGTACTATACAT encodes:
- a CDS encoding universal stress protein, encoding MYEKILVATMGEYMDDLIEHTLDLLHGGDVEIICVYVVETSVPFLTPKKVKEMMIEELTEKGKEILVDMEKAFTGPDYSNIKFKGLMLEGSPADEIVKTAEKENVDVIVLGTGKSIVDKHLLGSVSEKIVHHAPCTIHLVRTA